Proteins encoded within one genomic window of Methanothrix harundinacea 6Ac:
- a CDS encoding vWA domain-containing protein translates to MLKYISEFTGGTFYPIESILSIDIEKSTDDDDADFPPGPEIIVGDNVTWTYVVANRGNVNLTSVHVVDDIIGLIAGPITLGAGENQTFNITGTAVLGQYQNNATVNGTYNGTEVMDTDPSHYFGMILSIDIEKSTNGEDADSAPGPILNLSDNVTWTYVVNNTGNVNLTDVYVVDDIIGLIAGPITLGAGENQTFNITGTAVLGRYQNNATANGTYNGTEVMDTDPSHYFGMILSIDIEKSTNGEDADSAPGPILNLSDNVTWTYVVNNTGNVNLTDVYVVDDIIGLIAGPITLGAGENQTFNRTGTAVLGRYQNNATANGTYNGTEVMDTDPSHYFGMILSIDIEKSTNGEDADSAPGPILNLSDNVTWTYVVNNTGNVNLTDVYVVDDIIGLIVGPITLGAGENQTFNRTGTAVLGQYQNNVISNGTYNGTEVNDTDLSHYLGIIRTNATVVFALDTSGSMKKYYHLAPNESAEIVSGWSAFENSTVSIVSWDHASELLFGPAPLKGNEDRLAEILDNLSEMCIETDLTYYDQGLNGSLAELRDPASVPPNSSKIIVFLTGYSEFEAGEKLDEYISEANELGCKVFTIGIGINESFEASKNQHLNLTKISEGTGGIFSPVAAFSSGDLNPIMEIISRELEGDLMYAESEPQ, encoded by the coding sequence TTGCTAAAATATATATCTGAATTTACAGGAGGGACATTTTATCCTATAGAATCGATCCTCTCCATCGACATCGAGAAGTCGACGGACGATGACGACGCGGACTTTCCACCCGGTCCCGAGATCATCGTTGGCGATAACGTCACCTGGACCTACGTCGTGGCCAACCGTGGTAACGTTAACTTGACCTCTGTCCACGTCGTCGACGACATCATCGGTCTTATCGCTGGTCCGATCACTCTCGGAGCCGGTGAGAACCAGACGTTCAACATAACGGGAACTGCAGTTTTGGGCCAGTACCAGAATAACGCCACCGTAAACGGCACCTACAACGGTACCGAGGTCATGGATACCGATCCGAGCCATTACTTTGGGATGATCCTCTCCATCGACATCGAGAAGTCGACGAACGGTGAAGATGCAGATTCAGCTCCAGGACCTATCCTAAACCTGAGCGATAACGTCACCTGGACCTACGTCGTGAACAACACAGGGAACGTGAACCTGACTGACGTCTACGTCGTCGACGACATCATCGGTCTTATCGCTGGTCCGATCACTCTCGGAGCCGGTGAGAACCAGACGTTCAACATAACTGGAACTGCAGTTTTGGGCCGGTACCAGAATAACGCCACCGCAAACGGCACCTACAACGGTACCGAGGTCATGGATACCGATCCGAGCCATTACTTTGGGATGATCCTCTCCATCGACATCGAGAAGTCGACGAACGGTGAAGATGCAGATTCAGCTCCAGGACCTATCCTAAACCTGAGCGATAACGTCACCTGGACCTACGTCGTGAACAACACAGGGAACGTGAACCTGACTGACGTCTACGTCGTCGACGACATCATCGGTCTTATCGCTGGTCCGATCACTCTCGGAGCCGGTGAGAACCAGACGTTCAACAGAACGGGAACTGCAGTTTTGGGCCGGTACCAGAATAACGCCACCGCAAACGGCACCTACAACGGTACCGAGGTCATGGATACCGATCCGAGCCATTACTTTGGGATGATCCTCTCCATCGACATCGAGAAGTCGACGAACGGTGAAGATGCAGATTCAGCTCCAGGACCTATCCTAAACCTGAGCGATAACGTCACCTGGACCTACGTCGTGAACAACACAGGGAACGTGAACCTGACTGACGTCTACGTCGTCGACGACATCATCGGTCTTATCGTTGGTCCGATCACTCTCGGAGCCGGTGAGAACCAGACGTTCAACAGAACTGGAACTGCAGTTTTGGGCCAGTACCAGAACAACGTTATATCGAACGGTACCTACAACGGTACCGAAGTCAACGATACCGATCTGAGTCACTACTTGGGTATTATCCGAACCAATGCCACCGTCGTCTTCGCCCTCGACACCTCGGGCAGCATGAAAAAGTACTACCATCTGGCTCCAAACGAGAGCGCCGAGATCGTCTCGGGATGGTCCGCCTTCGAGAACTCCACCGTCTCAATCGTGAGCTGGGACCATGCTAGCGAGCTCCTCTTCGGGCCTGCCCCCCTGAAAGGGAACGAAGACCGGCTTGCTGAGATCCTAGACAACCTGTCCGAGATGTGCATCGAGACGGATCTCACATACTATGACCAGGGGCTCAACGGCTCCCTCGCGGAGCTTCGCGATCCTGCCTCCGTGCCCCCCAACTCCTCTAAGATAATCGTCTTCCTGACGGGGTACAGCGAGTTCGAGGCGGGGGAGAAGCTGGACGAGTACATATCCGAGGCGAACGAATTGGGATGCAAGGTATTCACAATAGGCATCGGTATCAACGAGAGCTTCGAAGCTTCCAAAAATCAGCACCTTAACCTCACCAAGATCTCAGAGGGGACCGGCGGCATTTTCTCCCCAGTCGCAGCTTTTAGCTCCGGAGATCTCAACCCCATAATGGAAATTATCTCCCGAGAGCTTGAAGGCGATCTCATGTATGCAGAGTCAGAGCCTCAGTAG
- the rnhB gene encoding ribonuclease HII gives MRLLGADEAGKGPVIGSMFVAGVVIDEDRLFDLAALGVKDSKLLAPARREALAIRIEKIALDRYVLEVRPEVIDELRKIMSMNEIMVRSFSKVLENLSADRAILDAADVKAERFARRVKEVSKTSMEVVAEHRADRNHPVVAAASILAKVRRDLSVREIEKAVGREIGSGYPSDPATIRFLESWVGEHGDLPPVARQSWKTAERIKARFI, from the coding sequence ATGCGACTTTTGGGCGCCGATGAGGCGGGGAAGGGGCCGGTGATCGGCTCGATGTTCGTCGCTGGAGTGGTCATCGACGAGGACCGGCTCTTCGACCTGGCGGCCCTGGGGGTGAAGGACTCAAAGCTCCTCGCCCCCGCCAGGAGGGAGGCCCTAGCCATCAGGATAGAGAAGATCGCCCTCGACAGATACGTCCTGGAGGTGAGGCCCGAGGTGATCGACGAGCTCCGGAAGATCATGAGCATGAACGAGATCATGGTCAGAAGCTTCTCAAAGGTCCTGGAGAACCTCTCGGCGGATAGGGCGATCCTCGACGCCGCCGACGTGAAGGCGGAGCGGTTCGCCCGGAGGGTGAAGGAGGTGAGCAAGACCTCCATGGAGGTCGTCGCCGAGCACCGGGCCGATCGAAACCACCCGGTCGTCGCCGCCGCCTCGATCCTGGCCAAGGTGAGGAGGGACCTGTCGGTCCGGGAGATCGAGAAGGCCGTCGGACGAGAGATCGGTAGCGGTTATCCATCAGATCCCGCCACCATCCGCTTCCTCGAATCCTGGGTGGGGGAGCACGGCGACCTTCCTCCCGTCGCGAGGCAGAGCTGGAAGACCGCAGAACGGATAAAAGCTAGATTTATATAG
- a CDS encoding pyridoxal-phosphate-dependent aminotransferase family protein, producing MEIEDTLLMIPGPVKVPQRVLRAMAKPMISHRSADFEKIYEDCRSRLKDLFDTENEVVVLSGSGTAGMEAAVGGIIGEGEKVVTVTNGKFGERFTELGDRYGSIVPLDFPWGTPFDLARIEAALEDGAKAITMVHNETSVGIVNPAREVGKLARKYDAVFIVDGISSVGGNEFLTDEWGIDIAITGSQKCLAVPPGLAMVAVSKRAMDLLEEGKGGYYTDLKAHLKKASKNQTPYTPAVSLFFALQEALKMAAEEGFPERRARMAALAGGVRAAASALDIQLFPQVNEHTTYSNTVTAMKMPSGISDSQLRGGMRKRGVVVSGGQEGLKGKIFRIGTMGACTEADVLRTIQTLELVLEKEGVISSLGAGVEAASKAIEA from the coding sequence TTGGAAATCGAGGACACGCTGCTGATGATCCCGGGGCCTGTTAAGGTCCCCCAGAGGGTGCTCCGGGCCATGGCGAAGCCGATGATCAGCCACCGAAGCGCCGACTTCGAGAAGATCTACGAGGACTGCAGGTCGAGGCTGAAGGACCTCTTCGATACGGAGAACGAAGTCGTGGTCCTGAGCGGCAGCGGAACCGCCGGCATGGAGGCGGCCGTCGGCGGCATCATCGGCGAAGGGGAGAAGGTCGTCACCGTCACCAACGGAAAGTTCGGCGAGAGGTTCACGGAGCTCGGCGACCGTTACGGGTCCATAGTTCCCCTCGACTTCCCCTGGGGAACCCCCTTCGACCTGGCGAGGATAGAGGCGGCCCTGGAGGATGGCGCCAAGGCGATCACCATGGTCCACAACGAGACCTCCGTCGGGATCGTCAACCCCGCTAGGGAGGTAGGGAAGCTCGCGAGAAAGTACGACGCCGTATTCATCGTCGACGGCATCTCCTCCGTTGGGGGTAACGAGTTTCTCACCGACGAATGGGGGATCGACATCGCCATCACCGGATCTCAGAAGTGTCTCGCCGTGCCGCCGGGTCTCGCTATGGTGGCCGTCAGCAAGAGGGCGATGGACCTCTTGGAGGAGGGGAAGGGCGGCTATTATACCGACCTCAAGGCCCACCTGAAGAAGGCCAGCAAGAACCAGACCCCCTACACCCCAGCCGTCTCCTTATTCTTCGCCCTCCAGGAGGCGCTGAAGATGGCCGCAGAGGAGGGCTTCCCCGAGAGGCGGGCCCGGATGGCTGCCCTCGCCGGGGGGGTGAGAGCGGCAGCATCAGCCCTCGATATCCAGCTCTTCCCCCAGGTGAACGAGCACACCACCTACTCCAACACCGTCACCGCCATGAAGATGCCCTCCGGCATAAGCGACAGCCAGCTTCGCGGAGGGATGCGAAAGCGCGGCGTCGTCGTCTCCGGCGGCCAGGAGGGGCTGAAGGGGAAGATATTCAGGATAGGGACGATGGGGGCCTGCACCGAGGCCGACGTCCTCAGGACGATTCAGACCCTGGAGCTGGTCCTGGAGAAGGAGGGCGTGATATCCAGCCTCGGGGCTGGGGTCGAGGCGGCGAGCAAAGCCATCGAGGCTTGA
- a CDS encoding YbgA family protein: protein MREFPKPRVVVSRCIEVDHCRYNGQIISSDFVKSLQPYVQFLPVCPEVEIGLGVPRDSVRLVSTNREKETRLVQPATDRDVTAEMNTFAGSFLDAVGDVDGFILKASSPSCGIRNTKVYPTAGRSAALTRSASGLFGAAVLARHPHLAVEDEGRLRNPRIKEHFMTKLFTLASFREVKRSGSMEELLRFQTENKMLLLAYHQAEARALGAIAANHDHRPFSEVAGDYEPHLAKALCRARRYTSNINVLMHIFGHFKGRLSAGEKAIFLDNVQRYRDGKITICPNTTILKAWVARFEDEYLGSQTFFEPYPEDLIEVDPAVSHRGRDLWR, encoded by the coding sequence TTGAGAGAGTTTCCCAAGCCGAGGGTGGTGGTGAGCCGGTGCATCGAGGTTGACCACTGCAGGTACAACGGCCAGATCATCAGCAGTGACTTCGTAAAGAGCCTTCAGCCTTATGTCCAGTTCCTGCCGGTCTGCCCCGAGGTGGAGATCGGCCTCGGCGTCCCCAGGGACTCGGTTAGGCTCGTCTCTACCAACAGAGAGAAAGAGACGAGGCTCGTCCAGCCCGCGACGGATAGGGACGTCACGGCGGAGATGAACACCTTCGCCGGATCTTTCCTCGACGCCGTCGGCGACGTCGATGGCTTCATCCTCAAGGCGAGCTCCCCCTCCTGCGGGATCAGGAACACCAAGGTCTACCCCACCGCGGGAAGGTCGGCGGCCCTCACCAGGAGCGCGAGCGGCCTCTTCGGCGCCGCCGTCCTGGCCCGCCACCCCCACCTCGCCGTCGAGGACGAGGGGAGGCTCCGGAACCCTAGGATCAAGGAGCACTTCATGACGAAGCTCTTCACCCTGGCGAGCTTCCGGGAGGTGAAGAGGTCGGGGTCGATGGAGGAGCTCCTCCGGTTCCAGACGGAGAACAAGATGCTCCTCCTAGCCTACCACCAGGCCGAGGCGAGGGCCCTGGGGGCGATCGCCGCCAACCACGACCATCGGCCTTTCTCCGAGGTGGCGGGCGACTACGAGCCCCACCTGGCAAAAGCGCTATGCAGGGCCCGGAGGTACACCTCCAACATCAACGTTCTGATGCACATCTTCGGCCACTTCAAAGGCCGCCTGTCGGCGGGGGAGAAGGCGATCTTCCTCGATAACGTCCAGAGGTACCGGGACGGCAAAATTACGATCTGCCCCAACACCACCATCCTCAAGGCCTGGGTGGCCCGCTTCGAGGACGAATACCTGGGAAGCCAGACCTTCTTTGAGCCCTACCCCGAGGACCTGATCGAGGTAGACCCCGCCGTCTCCCACCGGGGCCGCGACCTCTGGAGATGA
- a CDS encoding cyclic 2,3-diphosphoglycerate synthase, which translates to MADRERILILGAAGRDFHNFNLFFRGRDRYEVVGFTAAQIPGIACRSYPPELAGPLYPRGLPIWPEEELEEIVREEGVERCILAYSDLSAQEVIDLASRVLAAGADFGLLSGEHTMLKSRLPVIAVTAVRTGAGKSPAARYVSRIVRGRGLRPAVVRHPMPYGDLDAMRAQRFIALEDLDRAGVTMEEREEYEAHLREGTPVLAGVDYAEVLEMAEEEGDLIVWDGGNNDLPFFRPDLWITLADALRPGHELSYYPGQVNLRRADVVVINKARTAGSRAVAEIRESVRRVNPGARTVLTSSEVRGDRPELVAGRRVLVVEDGPSLSHGGMSHGAGLEAAWRYGAAEVVDPRPYAVGSFAEVFRRYPQIGPVLPAMGYYPHQMAELEETINRVPAEAVVVSTPVDLAASLKIKKPVLRVTYEMVEEEEPGLRGVVEGFLATLVAGARAGGG; encoded by the coding sequence ATGGCCGATAGAGAGCGAATTCTGATCCTGGGGGCTGCAGGCCGGGACTTCCACAACTTCAACCTGTTCTTCCGAGGCCGGGATAGGTACGAGGTGGTGGGGTTCACCGCCGCCCAGATCCCCGGCATCGCCTGCCGGTCCTACCCCCCGGAGCTGGCGGGGCCGCTATACCCCCGGGGCCTCCCCATCTGGCCGGAGGAGGAGCTGGAGGAGATCGTCCGGGAGGAGGGGGTGGAGAGGTGCATCCTCGCCTACAGCGACCTCTCAGCCCAGGAGGTGATCGACCTCGCAAGCCGCGTCTTAGCCGCTGGGGCGGACTTCGGCCTCCTGAGCGGCGAGCATACGATGCTCAAAAGCCGCCTCCCGGTGATCGCCGTCACCGCCGTCAGGACGGGGGCGGGAAAGAGCCCCGCCGCCCGGTACGTCTCCCGGATCGTCCGGGGGCGGGGGCTCCGGCCGGCGGTAGTCCGCCACCCGATGCCCTACGGCGACCTCGATGCGATGAGGGCCCAGAGGTTTATCGCCCTCGAGGACCTGGATCGCGCGGGGGTGACGATGGAGGAGCGGGAGGAGTACGAGGCCCATCTGAGGGAGGGGACGCCGGTCCTGGCGGGGGTGGACTATGCCGAGGTGCTGGAGATGGCGGAGGAGGAGGGGGACCTGATCGTCTGGGACGGCGGGAACAACGACCTCCCCTTCTTCCGCCCCGACCTCTGGATTACCCTCGCCGATGCCCTCCGGCCGGGGCACGAGCTATCCTATTACCCCGGCCAGGTGAACCTCCGCCGGGCAGACGTCGTCGTCATCAACAAGGCGAGGACGGCGGGCTCCCGGGCCGTGGCGGAGATCAGGGAGAGCGTCCGGAGGGTCAACCCCGGGGCGAGGACGGTCCTCACCTCCTCGGAGGTCCGGGGCGACCGCCCTGAGCTCGTCGCCGGCAGAAGGGTCCTGGTGGTGGAGGACGGTCCCAGCCTCAGCCACGGGGGGATGAGCCACGGGGCGGGGCTGGAGGCGGCGTGGCGGTACGGGGCGGCGGAGGTGGTAGACCCCCGGCCCTACGCCGTGGGGTCCTTCGCGGAGGTCTTCAGGAGGTACCCCCAGATCGGGCCGGTCCTCCCGGCGATGGGCTACTACCCTCACCAGATGGCGGAGCTGGAGGAGACCATCAACCGGGTCCCGGCGGAGGCGGTCGTCGTCTCCACGCCCGTGGACCTGGCCGCCTCCTTGAAGATCAAGAAGCCCGTCCTCCGGGTCACCTACGAGATGGTGGAGGAGGAGGAGCCGGGGCTCCGGGGGGTGGTGGAGGGGTTCCTCGCCACCCTCGTTGCGGGGGCGAGGGCCGGGGGTGGGTGA
- a CDS encoding sodium-dependent transporter produces MERWSSRTAFILASVGSAVGIGNIWRFSSVVGQNGGGAYLVPYLMAVFAFALPLMMLELAVGRRLRGDVVTAFGRARPRFRPLGWVVCAVVFSILSYYLVVTGWTLAYVGFSIAGEGVEFADFTSTYSPIGYFIISALVMGAIVSLGIKDGIERATKLLIPFSFLLLLGLAAFSSTLEGFGAGWRYLFTPDFSVLADPLLWAAAFGQAFFSLSVGYGILLTYGDYLDEGIGILNSSLIITFADLAVAILAGLVIFPVVFTYGLEPAAGAELAFSTLPRAFEVMPYGSAFAVAFFALLFSAAMTSAVSMLEVGAASVAAATGISRRRVSFALTAGTIALGLPSALSYSSAALEVGGVRVLDIMDDTVGGLGLVLTATLIAVTFTWFMDGRALAEEMGRGRRLALPIAKYAVPAVMAMTLLARALL; encoded by the coding sequence TTGGAAAGGTGGTCTTCGAGGACGGCTTTCATCCTCGCCTCCGTCGGCTCGGCGGTGGGGATAGGGAACATCTGGCGGTTCTCCTCGGTGGTGGGGCAGAACGGCGGGGGAGCGTACCTGGTGCCGTATCTGATGGCGGTCTTCGCCTTCGCCCTCCCCCTGATGATGCTGGAGCTGGCGGTGGGGAGGCGGCTCCGGGGGGACGTGGTCACCGCCTTCGGCCGGGCGAGGCCCCGGTTCAGGCCCCTGGGGTGGGTCGTCTGCGCCGTCGTCTTCTCGATCCTCTCCTACTACCTGGTCGTCACCGGCTGGACCCTAGCCTACGTCGGCTTCTCCATCGCCGGGGAGGGGGTCGAGTTCGCGGATTTCACCTCGACCTACAGCCCCATCGGCTACTTCATAATCTCGGCCCTGGTGATGGGGGCGATCGTATCCCTCGGGATAAAGGACGGGATCGAGAGGGCGACGAAGCTCTTGATCCCCTTCTCCTTCCTCCTCCTCCTGGGCCTTGCCGCCTTCTCCTCGACCCTGGAGGGGTTTGGGGCTGGATGGCGGTACCTCTTCACCCCCGACTTCTCCGTCCTCGCCGACCCCCTCCTCTGGGCCGCCGCCTTCGGCCAGGCCTTCTTCTCCCTCTCCGTCGGCTACGGGATCCTCCTCACCTACGGCGATTACCTCGACGAGGGGATTGGGATCCTGAATTCGTCATTGATCATAACCTTCGCCGACCTGGCGGTGGCGATCCTGGCGGGGCTGGTGATTTTTCCTGTCGTCTTCACCTACGGCCTGGAGCCGGCGGCCGGAGCGGAGCTCGCCTTCTCGACCCTCCCCCGGGCCTTCGAGGTGATGCCCTACGGCTCCGCCTTTGCCGTCGCCTTCTTCGCCCTCCTCTTCTCCGCCGCCATGACCTCGGCGGTCTCGATGCTGGAGGTGGGCGCCGCCTCCGTGGCCGCCGCCACCGGCATCTCCCGGAGGAGGGTGAGCTTCGCCCTCACCGCCGGCACCATCGCCCTGGGGCTGCCTTCGGCCCTCAGCTACAGCAGCGCCGCCCTGGAGGTCGGGGGGGTGCGGGTCCTCGACATCATGGACGATACGGTGGGGGGGCTCGGCCTCGTCCTGACGGCGACCCTCATCGCCGTCACCTTCACCTGGTTTATGGACGGGAGGGCCCTCGCCGAGGAGATGGGGCGGGGGAGGAGGTTGGCGCTGCCGATAGCCAAGTATGCGGTCCCGGCCGTCATGGCCATGACCCTCCTGGCGAGGGCCCTCCTCTGA
- a CDS encoding endonuclease III domain-containing protein, which yields MGEREEAGGPERIDLEFLRGADAEEARQFLVSLPGVGPKTAAVVLLFAFRMPLLPVDTHVNRLSRRLGFVPAGASIEEAERILEEITPREKYCSFHVNLIRHGRAVCRARSPSCGACVLAEVCPSAGRVGQKG from the coding sequence ATGGGCGAGAGGGAGGAGGCAGGAGGGCCGGAGCGGATAGACCTGGAGTTTCTGAGGGGCGCTGATGCAGAGGAGGCCCGCCAATTCCTGGTGAGCCTCCCGGGGGTGGGGCCGAAGACGGCGGCCGTCGTCCTCCTCTTCGCCTTCAGGATGCCCCTCCTCCCGGTGGACACCCACGTCAACCGCCTCTCCCGGAGGCTCGGCTTCGTCCCCGCCGGCGCCAGCATAGAGGAGGCGGAGCGGATCCTGGAGGAGATCACCCCCCGGGAGAAGTACTGCTCCTTCCACGTCAACCTGATCAGGCACGGCCGGGCCGTCTGCCGGGCGAGGTCCCCCTCCTGCGGGGCCTGCGTCCTCGCCGAGGTCTGCCCCAGCGCCGGCCGGGTGGGGCAAAAGGGTTAA
- a CDS encoding endonuclease III domain-containing protein, with protein MEATNPGAKVPSKDPIPAETKRRLDRCIELLEEAYGLPRRRGDDPVDLLVQTILSQNTTSANTHRAFESLKRAYPAYQALLSAPDEEVAGLIRCGGLANIKTRRIKEALAMIQERQRERRRREEERGEEMEGEKRMKWARGRRQEGRSG; from the coding sequence ATGGAAGCGACCAATCCCGGAGCCAAAGTTCCTTCCAAGGATCCGATCCCCGCGGAGACGAAGAGGAGGCTCGACCGGTGCATAGAGCTTTTGGAGGAGGCCTACGGCCTCCCCAGGAGGCGGGGGGACGACCCCGTCGACCTCCTCGTCCAGACGATCCTCTCCCAGAACACCACCTCGGCTAACACCCACCGGGCCTTCGAGAGCCTCAAGAGGGCCTACCCCGCATACCAGGCGCTCCTCTCCGCCCCCGATGAGGAGGTGGCGGGGCTGATCCGCTGTGGTGGCCTCGCCAACATCAAGACCCGGAGGATCAAGGAGGCCCTGGCGATGATCCAGGAGAGGCAGCGCGAGAGGAGGAGGCGAGAGGAGGAGAGAGGGGAGGAGATGGAGGGGGAAAAGAGGATGAAATGGGCGAGAGGGAGGAGGCAGGAGGGCCGGAGCGGATAG
- a CDS encoding MgtC/SapB family protein: MDYGSLSLEAMAFRDLYPFLISILIGALIGTERERDLLEKKKRGVAGLRTFILITLLGTLSAAMAAEYGGAFIIVAFASFALMVAVGYAASATNLGRLDFTSEVAAAIAFILGALCYHPDTVMLAIALAILGTVILAIKKTAHRYVEIIREEELLDTLKMGLVALVILPLLPNTTIDPFGVLNPRNIWMMVVLVSLIGYVGYVMIRIFGTDRGLSITGALGGLVSSTAVATTMAAEAKAHREVVPSAVFATTIASCTMFPRILLEVFVVNRDLFLPLLLPMASMTVAGVALALLLYRKRETIEAPVNLTDPFRLSPALKFGAFFALVLLVSKVASIYFGEAGTYAASLVAGLADVDAITLSLATLARTPAMGEEVAVAAITLAAMTNTLVKLAITFVLGTREFGSQVALIFIPMIGVGILTIILF; the protein is encoded by the coding sequence ATGGACTACGGCAGCCTGAGCCTGGAGGCGATGGCCTTCAGGGACCTCTACCCCTTCCTCATCTCGATCCTCATCGGGGCCCTCATAGGGACGGAGCGGGAGCGGGACCTCCTGGAGAAGAAGAAGCGGGGTGTGGCGGGCCTCCGGACCTTCATCCTCATAACCCTCCTCGGGACCCTCTCGGCAGCCATGGCGGCAGAGTACGGCGGCGCCTTCATCATCGTCGCCTTCGCCAGCTTCGCCCTCATGGTGGCGGTGGGGTACGCCGCCAGCGCGACGAACCTGGGGAGGCTCGACTTCACCTCGGAGGTGGCGGCGGCCATAGCCTTCATCCTCGGGGCCCTCTGCTACCACCCCGATACGGTGATGCTCGCCATCGCCCTCGCCATCCTGGGGACGGTGATTCTGGCGATCAAGAAGACCGCCCACCGGTACGTCGAGATCATCCGGGAGGAGGAGCTCCTCGACACCCTCAAGATGGGGCTGGTGGCCCTGGTGATCCTCCCCCTCCTCCCCAACACCACCATCGACCCCTTCGGGGTCCTGAACCCGCGGAACATCTGGATGATGGTCGTCCTGGTCAGCCTGATCGGGTACGTCGGCTACGTCATGATCAGGATCTTCGGGACGGATAGGGGCCTATCCATCACCGGGGCGCTGGGGGGGCTCGTCTCCAGCACCGCCGTCGCCACCACCATGGCGGCGGAGGCGAAGGCCCACCGGGAGGTGGTTCCCTCAGCGGTCTTCGCCACCACCATCGCGAGCTGCACCATGTTCCCCCGGATCCTCCTGGAGGTCTTCGTCGTCAACAGGGACCTCTTCCTGCCCCTCCTGCTGCCGATGGCGAGCATGACCGTCGCGGGGGTCGCCCTGGCCCTCCTCCTCTACAGGAAGAGGGAGACGATCGAGGCGCCCGTAAACCTCACCGACCCCTTCAGGCTCTCGCCTGCCCTCAAGTTCGGGGCCTTCTTCGCCCTCGTCCTCCTGGTCTCCAAGGTCGCGAGCATCTACTTCGGCGAGGCCGGGACCTACGCCGCGAGCCTGGTGGCGGGGCTTGCGGACGTAGACGCCATTACCCTATCCCTCGCGACCCTCGCCAGGACCCCGGCGATGGGGGAGGAGGTGGCGGTGGCGGCGATAACCCTCGCCGCCATGACCAACACCCTGGTGAAGCTCGCCATCACCTTCGTCCTCGGAACAAGGGAGTTCGGCTCCCAGGTGGCTCTGATCTTCATCCCCATGATCGGGGTGGGGATATTGACTATAATCCTCTTCTAG
- a CDS encoding NAD(+)/NADH kinase, producing the protein MAEVRIGFVSRGDPESINLVRNLVERFRSRAGITIEPETAKKLGFAETRIEDMDVDFIVSVGGDGTILRTIRRMEDPRPILGINMGTLGFLVDVEPKDAVRTLERVLFGFEVMERSRLSTRLNGVPLPPATNEIALLSASPAKMLEFEITVDDFLLESLRADGLLFATATGSTAYAMSAGGPIVDPRVDAVVLVPLAPFKLSARPWVLPAESVIKVDLELPEKEALVVIDGHNVATISKRDHITISRAEKPARFVKAREGGFYEKVKSKLA; encoded by the coding sequence GTGGCAGAGGTTAGAATAGGCTTCGTCTCCCGGGGCGACCCCGAGTCGATCAACCTGGTCCGTAACCTCGTCGAGAGGTTCCGGTCCAGGGCCGGGATCACCATCGAGCCGGAGACGGCGAAGAAGCTCGGCTTCGCCGAGACCCGGATCGAGGATATGGACGTCGACTTCATCGTCTCCGTCGGCGGAGACGGGACGATCCTCAGGACGATCCGGAGGATGGAGGACCCAAGGCCGATCCTGGGGATCAACATGGGGACCCTCGGCTTCCTCGTCGACGTCGAGCCGAAGGACGCCGTCAGGACCCTGGAGCGGGTCCTCTTCGGCTTCGAGGTGATGGAGAGGAGCCGCCTTTCGACCCGCCTCAACGGCGTCCCCCTCCCCCCGGCTACAAACGAGATCGCCCTCCTATCGGCGAGCCCCGCTAAGATGCTGGAGTTTGAGATCACCGTCGACGACTTCCTCCTGGAGAGCCTCCGGGCCGACGGCCTCCTCTTCGCCACCGCCACCGGCTCCACCGCCTACGCCATGTCCGCCGGAGGGCCCATCGTCGACCCCAGGGTCGACGCCGTCGTCCTCGTCCCCCTCGCCCCCTTCAAGCTCTCGGCCCGCCCCTGGGTCCTCCCCGCCGAGTCGGTGATAAAGGTCGACCTCGAGCTCCCCGAGAAGGAGGCCCTGGTCGTCATCGACGGCCACAACGTCGCCACCATCTCCAAAAGGGACCACATCACCATCAGCCGGGCGGAGAAGCCCGCCCGATTCGTCAAGGCCCGAGAGGGGGGGTTCTACGAGAAGGTCAAGAGCAAGCTCGCCTGA